The following are encoded together in the Chaetodon auriga isolate fChaAug3 chromosome 4, fChaAug3.hap1, whole genome shotgun sequence genome:
- the lbx1b gene encoding transcription factor LBX1b, translating to MMTSKEVAKCDAVENRRRSPLDHLPPPANSNKPLTPFSIEDILNKPSVKRSYTICGTAHLISSSEKHRPSSIPLSSRALLTQTSPLCALEELASKTFKGLEVSVLQAAEGRDGMTLFGQRSTPKKRRKSRTAFTNHQIYELEKRFLYQKYLSPADRDQIAQQLGLTNAQVITWFQNRRAKLKRDLEEMKADVESAKAIGQVPLDKLAKLADLEKCANGTLGHPRGESPARGGQQEHELAQKLRTSPLSPFSDHTTSKECSEDEDVEIDVDD from the exons ATGATGACATCCAAAGAAGTGGCCAAATGTGATGCAGTGGAAAACAGGAGGCGAAGTCCGCTGGACCACTTGCCGCCTCCTGCAAACTCCAACAAGCCGCTGACCCCCTTCAGCATCGAGGACATCCTCAACAAACCGTCTGTGAAACGAAGTTACACAATTTGCGGCACGGCTCATCTAATTTCGTCCTCTGAGAAGCACCGTCCGTCCAGCATCCCTCTGTCCAGCCGGGCTCTCCTCACCCAAACCTCCCCGCTCTGCGCGCTAGAGGAGCTGGCCAGCAAGACCTTCAAAGGGCTGGAAGTCAGCGTTTTACAGGCTGCGGAAG GCCGGGACGGGATGACTCTGTTCGGCCAGAGGAGCACCCCGAAGAAGCGTCGGAAGTCTCGAACGGCGTTCACCAATCACCAAATCTACGAGCTGGAGAAGCGCTTCCTGTACCAGAAGTACCTGTCCCCGGCCGACCGGGACCAGATCGCTCAGCAGCTGGGCCTGACAAACGCGCAGGTCATCACGTGGTTTCAAAACCGGAGGGCCAAGCTAAAACGGGacctggaggagatgaaggccGACGTGGAGTCGGCAAAGGCCATCGGTCAGGTCCCCTTGGACAAGCTCGCCAAGCTTGCGGACCTGGAGAAATGCGCCAACGGCACGCTGGGCCACCCGCGAGGCGAGTCCCCCGCGCGGGGCGGCCAGCAGGAGCACGAGCTCGCTCAGAAACTGCGGACGTCGCCGCTGTCTCCGTTCTCAGACCACACAACTAGTAAAGAGTGCTCAGAGGACGAGGACGTGGAGATTGATGTGGATGACTGA